AATGCCATCCAACCTTTCACACCTGACTTGttcttaaaagaatgaaaaatgtCATTAGTAAGCACAATAGCATCAAAGATAGAACTGCCCGGAATAAAAGCATGCTAAGATTTGGAGATCGCCCTGGCTAAGTCCTAATTTCTCCCAATTTCATGGTAGTTTTCGTAGCAATAATTTAGAAATTCATCCATATGCTAGTGAGACCAAAGCTGGGTCATGATTGAATCTAAATAATTGTAagttcaataattagttctcaaaAAACTGTTGAGGTGACATGAGGTTGATTCTATATAACACTCATTATGCttccaaaaagaaagaaaaaaaacactcaCTGAACTTTCAGTACCCTGTCGCTTACAAGATTACTTCTGTCTCTAGCTTTCTAGATGGCATTGGTTTCACTGATCCTTTGTGTTCGATAACAATTTTTTATCTTTATGTTTGTGGAAGCTAAATAAAAAATTAACTGGATCGCTAATTTAACCTAGTAATATACAAGTTTGGTAACTAGAAACAGTTTCATTAAAATAAACATACAACAACATTTTTAATTATGcttcaaagagaaaaaaaacatctTTAatcataaacaaataaaaatacatgCTCGTATGTAGTTTTGGGTAATCCATGGAACACAATGATGGTTGGAATTATTTAAACATACATACACTTAGTTTATCAAAATAATCACCGCTGTTCAGGACAATATAAAAGATCGATCCTGATCTGATCTTCACCATCTCTTTTCATAATTTCTCCTGCTGTTTAATCTTCTAAATTACTCGCGTAGATTCTCATAAATGGGTGGTAGATTTAGTGTTGAAAGGCATCTCCATTGAATCCGCGTTGAAGAAATCCGACTTCATTAAGGTGACTAACATCACTCCATGTCTTAAATACCCATCTCTTCTCAGTTAGATGGACTACATTTATTGAAGCGTTCAATATTTTTCCTGCACTGGCTTCACCAGTAACGGCCATGTAAATGGCTCTTAAAACACCGCCGTGTGTCACTACGATGACTCGTTCACCTGTAGgtccatacaaaaaaaaaaaatggtgtcaAAATTAATACCATGatgtatttattaattttttttcctaCAAGGGGAATGAGGGATATATGATCAGATCTGGTGATCATTACCAGTATAGGTAACAGAAAAAAGTGTAGGTGATTTGGTTTGCTTTGTTTGGTATCAGTGTACCAAGCCCAAGTCTAAGTTCCAACCATATGCATATACCAATCAAGGCCGATGCACGTTGAGTGATCAAGACCATTTTATACATATCATCTCACTATACCATGTGTGTGATTGATAGCTTAAGGGAAAACTTGTCGGTTCGATCTATATATTATTAATGATTGCATAAAACATAAGGTACATATTGGGATCTGTATGATATATACCTTTGTGTTTGGATGCAATTTCTTCAAGAGCAGAAACTGATCTCTCACATAGCTGATTAAAGCTCTCTCCTCCGCCCTACATATGAAAATAACGTTAGGTGCGCAGACAATAATGTATAGTACGTACGTACTTGGTGAAACTGTAAGTTGTTTctgtaaatttaattaattaggtATATAGTTACTTACAGGTATTTCAAGGTCCTTCGCAGAAGAGAAGAAAGCAAGGTAAGCCTCGGGCTCTTTCTCTTGAATCTCACTCCAGTAATAACCTTGTAAGCTTCCTACATGCCTCTCTTTCAACTCTGGTACTTCTATTACCTCGGGGATATGGCAGGTCTTGGCTATCATTTCCGCAGTATTTTTAGCACGCTTGAGGTCAGATGAGTAAATGGCCGCAGGTTTCAACTCTTTTCCTAACCTGGCTGCGATCTATAACAACAACGAACACAAGGCAATTAATATTTGGTTTGAATTTCTAGTGCAAACATGCATATGTCCGCGATATTAGTTAGTTTATGAGTTAATTAATGAAATGATAAGGGTTAGGTTGGGATATTAACTGCATCGGCTTGCTTCCATCCAGCCTCATTAAGCTCAGATTCTAAGcttccttgaattcttcctgCGTTGTTCCATGTGGTCTCTCCATGTCGAACTAGTACGATCTCAGCTACATTGTGTGGAACTTCGGTTGGAACCTCAACGTCAGctatcatgccaaccatgccgttgATTCTGATATTTTGATAGGAATATATGTTAGATTATTAGCCATATATGTCCCATTAACAAACTAGTTTTACATGTAAAATTAAATGAACTAATGAACTAATAGGTCCTTTCAAATAAAGTTTGTAAAAGTACGTACTAGATATTAGTAATCTTATATACAGTATATACTAATATAATCAATATGAATGATTAAAGTCATAGTAAAATAATTTTGAAAAGAAAGATATCAAGGAAGAGTTATAACGCAAACATAACAAATACAGTAAAATGTATCgatcaagaaaaagaaaacgaataaaaaatgaaatgcaacaaaataaaaatcaatgacaacagaaacaaaacaaaaaaaaagaagtaaaaataataatcaagAAACGAGTAAATATATGATTGGAATCTAAGGAAATTCAAAAGAAGTAAAGACGTACGCAGGCTCATTTGAAGAAACAACACAAGTTGCCATTTGATATAACTAGTAGCCTTCTAGTGTGGAAGAttatggtttttggagaaagaGAAGTGTATATATATTGTTTTGGTATTAAGATTGTTTTAAGAATGAAGGTTACTGAAGCATAACGGTGTATTTATAGGCCTAAAAAAGACCTTCAGTAACACCTGGCCACCGAATTATTGATTACAATGATGTCATTCAATAATAcgaaaaataaaagagaga
This portion of the Papaver somniferum cultivar HN1 chromosome 11, ASM357369v1, whole genome shotgun sequence genome encodes:
- the LOC113320339 gene encoding metal-independent phosphoserine phosphatase-like — translated: MATCVVSSNEPAINGMVGMIADVEVPTEVPHNVAEIVLVRHGETTWNNAGRIQGSLESELNEAGWKQADAIAARLGKELKPAAIYSSDLKRAKNTAEMIAKTCHIPEVIEVPELKERHVGSLQGYYWSEIQEKEPEAYLAFFSSAKDLEIPGGGESFNQLCERSVSALEEIASKHKGERVIVVTHGGVLRAIYMAVTGEASAGKILNASINVVHLTEKRWVFKTWSDVSHLNEVGFLQRGFNGDAFQH